One Syngnathoides biaculeatus isolate LvHL_M chromosome 4, ASM1980259v1, whole genome shotgun sequence DNA window includes the following coding sequences:
- the si:ch73-138n13.1 gene encoding calponin homology domain-containing protein DDB_G0272472 isoform X3, whose translation MAAQVEVHSGEAGRTMTGGRLHLSPLTNSSNTSPSTTQSDIITPEPKKPVPGPKPRLTPKPFPVENKNTIKPILAPKPQTKPRPESTNTTVYKPEIPNNSKPQQPVSIVKPRPVSVSSSRPGSTSFRTSTEVNPEQTAKPVHPFKPPPPFDSVDANISTPPLPAERQKPKIQMRPMQEGASIARAKSLGFLNQSEKEDEQSKSVTVVPPQPKPRGSKPRPVSAIFLNNPEIPVPAPRVFGGNSLSSDLTSKFESIGLSLHRRATKPNIKECTAKDKSLPQKTQKEKISTVRRSTDGEVKQLVSNEQTNNIAEKIIVKEMGDQRGASIKSRINLLLDSSSAPEMVSSSQISDILSTEQTLTESEPQVTVKQLMKYLSEATAPTQSPVMKPAMKHCHLLAEFTKSFSSEKLSDFGNVSLSEATEYHKIRQDPQRRLYPVNSCSQIGVDFQDHLNKTNSMTESTAAEQVSSTTSNHSGPRFEMQTVQGSLFNNTVGKASVTNGADLLSNPPLQVGSKEDEGTLVTAMYKDSVSPKLLRVNHTVDTFQGMGENLSSRHSEGNRKMMETSTLIEGEPASAMPAEQQPRYLRIGSLQKWPTTDVAQEPGIKNAMLKHLQRSKEIDLNKDKDRQKEADHEETPGAPKRMKTLPMDEKPKPKAIYFALTGQIQASVSLDTGSDIIDSPVPSDDFAMGSGQIDTQGKIAEIKRNMSINQTSGDKKQAKYDDIMEMSHVSPRLDDLTPDKKTELVKIVQTKDERQNGKINIDRDKERQMEIEKQALLQYSQMKEREMQREFERRKSFEMEKQKQRALQSHNLQELEFGLLKDMEKQRQLYFKQENANRLEQEMQRGQDVERHRELEKQRQKEMHRQMEQEKEKQQKLQRQREQELERQQELMRLKEQEIERQLQQMRIREQEKGQLQELQSQKELMRLREQETETQREQVRLKEQENERQQELRRLRDQEKEERKQFERHQELTRLWNKEEDQEQEQMRVKEHEMDKARELVRQTEHEKERRREHERYGEQQKQKDQEIERQREVERQKTQMKLRQQEKERKQEQVRLREEELERRGEFERRKENGRLREQEMEKWREHKRQQELLKQTEQEIEREQELQEQLILSGQEMESQRAFSRQQEQLRQKEQEMERMQELEQQEEQARLKEQLNEQQLGVHMQQELKKEQQREWDRQRQREEKQTELDMEMLLEMQKNKQIEELERGKERKEGKLSLQNLKRKENQKYHFYEVEKHWFRENAEKTRQMALEQEILRLKRIDEEWEKQRQMERDRVEQLERERFKELDRLRDLQREKQLHAEKQKQRLLQQALQNERSTWEAEREKMEKAEAEKMRQVARLQEAERHRLKEKHSKEEHERMRPDQSTLRPKVVDVDSLLRAATSQHIDPSLRWKEPYSRAEEPYKPSILDVDSFKSQSQPYSNQYLLSIASIQEGDPNFCTLLRTPPESDITWKIPPRTSVDFTSPVWTLSTRDPQERQPSEVAYKKSLHEPRKHTTKVSPDQLLCGHDTQSHASHRWRCRQGKPPDVDPYVQKETTAAISSNAPVDQVWLPRELKFQDNQEEIWNRRRSQGFQ comes from the exons ATGGCTGCACAGGTGGAGGTACACAGTGGGGAGGCTGGAAGGACAATGACAGGAGGACGACTTCACTTGAGTCCCTTGACCAACTCAAGCAACACAAGTCCATCAACCACTCAGTCGGATATCATCACTCCTGAGCCTAAAAAGCCTGTTCCTGGCCCCAAGCCACGGTTGACTCCAAAACCGTTTCCTGTGGAGAATAAAAACACTATTAAGCCTATACTTGCCCCAAAGCCGCAAACCAAACCCAGACCGGAATCCACTAACACCACTGTATATAAACCAGAGATTCCCAACAATTCAAAACCACAGCAACCAGTTTCCATTGTTAAGCCAAGGCCTGTGTCAGTCAGCTCCAGTCGTCCTGGCTCCACTTCCTTTAGAACATCTACTGAGGTGAATCCTGAGCAAACAGCTAAGCCTGTCCATCCATTTAAACCACCCCCTCCTTTTGACTCCGTAGATGCCAACATATCAACGCCTCCTTTGCCAGCAGAGAGACAGAAACCTAAGATCCAGATGAGACCCATGCAGGAAGGGGCATCCATTGCCAGAGCCAAGTCATTAGGGTTTCTTAATCAGAGTGAAAAAGAGGATGAACAAAGTAAATCTGTGACAGTTGTCCCACCTCAACCCAAACCCCGAGGTTCCAAGCCCAGACCTGTATCTGCTATTTTTCTTAACAATCCAGAGATACCAGTTCCCGCTCCACGCGTGTTTGGGGGAAACTCTCTTTCATCTGATCTTACATCCAAGTTTGAATCTATTGGTCTGTCATTGCACCGTAGAGCGACCAAACCCAACATTAAGGAATGCACTGCAAAAGATAAATCACTTCCACAAAAGACCCAGAAGGAGAAAATCAGTACCGTGAGACGAAGTACTGATGGTGAAGTTAAACAGTTGGTCTCAAACGAGCAGACTAACAACATTGCAGAAAAAATTATCGTTAAAGAGATGGGGGATCAGCGAGGGGCCAGCATCAAGTCACGAATTAATCTCCTGCTTGATTCCTCCTCTGCTCCTGAGATGGTGTCTTCTAGCCAGATATCAGATATTCTCTCTACAGAGCAGACACTCACTGAAAGTGAACCACAAGTGACAGTTAAACAGCTCATGAAGTATCTTTCAGAGGCTACAGCTCCAACACAGAGTCCCGTGATGAAACCTGCAATGAAGCACTGCCACCTGCTTGCTGAGTTCACTAAAAG CTTTTCATCCGAGAAATTGTCTGACTTTGGCAATGTTTCACTCAGTGAGGCTACAGAATATCATAAGATCAGGCAAGATCCTCAAAGGAGG cttTACCCAGTCAACTCCTGTTCCCAGATCGGTGTGGATTTCCAAGATCACCTCAACAAGACTAACTCAATGACAGAAAGTACAGCGGCAGAACAAGTGTCAAGTACTACCAGCAATCACAGTGGTCCTCGTTTTGAAATGCAGACAGTACAAGGGTCATTATTTAATAATACTGTGGGAAAAGCCAGTGTGACCAATGGTGCTGACTTACTCAGTAACCCACCTTTACAAGTAGGAAGCAAAGAGGATGAAGGAACTTTGGTGACAGCCATGTATAAAGACTCTGTTTCTCCAAAACTCCTGCGAGTGAACCACACCGTGGACACATTCCAAGGAATGGGAGAGAACTTAAGCTCCAGACACTCAGAAGGGAACAGGAAAATGATGGAAACAAGTACTTTAATTGAAGGAGAACCAGCTTCAGCAATGCCAGCAGAGCAACAACCTCGATACTTGCGAATAGGATCCTTGCAGAAATGGCCTACAACAGATGTGGCTCAAGAACCCGGTATCAAGAATGCCATGCTAAAGCATTTGCAAAGGTCAAAAGAAATTGATTTGAATAAAgacaaagacagacagaaagaagCAGATCATGAGGAAACACCTGGAGCTCCTAAACGAATGAAAACGCTGCCGATGGATGAAAAGCCAAAACCCAAGGCAATCTATTTTGCCTTAACCGGGCAAATACAGGCGTCGGTGTCTTTAGACACTGGATCTGACATCATAGATTCACCAGTGCCTTCTGATGATTTTGCAATGGGTTCTGGACAGATAGACACTCAAGGTAAGATAGCTGAAATTAAGAGGAATATGTCAATAAATCAAACATCTGGAGACAAAAAACAAGCTAAATATGATGACATCATGGAAATGAGCCACGTTTCACCCAGGCTTGATGACTTAACGCCAGATAAAAAGACAGAACTAGTAAAAATAGTGCAAACaaaggatgaaaggcaaaatggcaaaataaatattgatagGGACAAAGAGCGACAAATGGAAATTGAGAAACAAGCCCTTTTACAGTATTCACAGATGAAGGAAAGGGAGATGCAAAGAGAATTTGAAAGACgtaaatcatttgaaatggagaaacaaaaacagagagCACTTCAAAGCCACAATCTGCAAGAATTGGAGTTTGGACTGCTCAAAGACATGGAAAAACAAAGGCAGTTGTATTTCAAGCAAGAAAATGCAAATCGGCTAGAACAAGAGATGCAGAGGGGGCAGGATGTAGAGAGGCATAGAGAGTTAGAAAAGCAGAGACAGAAAGAAATGCACAGGCAGATGGAACAAGAAAaggagaaacaacaaaaactgcaaaggcAGAGAGAGCAGGAACTGGAGAGGCAACAAGAACTAATGCGGCTAAAAGAGCAGGAAATTGAAAGACAGCTACAGCAGATGAGGATAAGGGAGCAGGAAAAAGGGCAACTACAAGAACTTCAAAGCCAGAAAGAACTGATGAGGCTGAGGGAGCAGGAAACTGAGACTCAGCGAGAACAGGTGAGGCTGAAGGAGCAGGAAAATGAAAGACAGCAAGAATTAAGGAGGTTGAGGGACCAGGAGAAGGAGGAACGGAAACAATTTGAGAGGCACCAAGAACTAACAAGGCTGTGGAACAAGGAAGAGGATCAAGAGCAAGAACAGATGAGAGTGAAGGAGCATGAAATGGACAAGGCGCGAGAACTTGTGCGGCAGACAGAACATGAAAAGGAGAGACGACGGGAACATGAGAGGTATGGAGAACAGCAGAAGCAAAAAGACCAAGAAATTGAGAGACAACGAGAAGTTGAAAGACAGAAAACACAGATGAAGCTGAGGCAGCAAGAAAAAGAGAGGAAGCAAGAACAGGTGAGGTTAagggaagaagaactggagagACGAGGAGAATTTGAGAGACGGAAAGAAAACGGTAGACTGAGGGAGCAAGAAATGGAGAAATGGCGAGAACATAAGAGGCAGCAAGAATTACTGAAGCAAACAGAGCAAGAAatagagagagagcaagaactGCAAGAACAGTTGATTTTGTCGGGGCAAGAAATGGAGAGTCAGCGAGCATTTTCAAGGCAACAAGAACAACTTAggcaaaaagaacaagaaatggAGAGAATGCAAGAACTTGAGCAACAAGAAGAACAGGCTCGGCTGAAGGAGCAGTTAAACGAGCAACAGTTGGGAGTTCATATGCAGCAAGAACTCAAAAAAGAACAGCAGCGTGAATGGGATAGACAAAGACAGAGAGAAGAGAAGCAGACAGAGTTAGATATGGAGATGCTTTTGGAAATGCAAAAGAATAAGCAAATAGAGGAATTGGAGAGAggtaaagaaagaaaggaaggaaaactCTCCCTCCAAAACTTGAAGCGGAAAGAAAATCAGAAGTATCATTTTTATGAGGTTGAAAAGCACTGGTTCAGAGAGAATGCTGAGAAAACAAGACAAATGGCATTAGAGCAGGAAATCCTCAGACTGAAACGGATTGATGAAGAATGGGAAAAACAGAGACAAATGGAGAGGGACCGTGTGGAACAACTTGAAAGGGAAAGGTTTAAAGAGCTGGACAGACTTAGAGACTTGCAAAGGGAAAAACAACTCCATGCTGAGAAACAGAAACAAAGGCTATTACAACAGGCCCTGCAGAATGAAAGGTCTACATGggaggcagagagagagaagatGGAAAAGGCTGAGGCGGAGAAAATGAGACAGGTTGCCAGACTTCAAGAAGCAGAGAGGCACAGACTAAAGGAGAAACACAGCAAAGAGGAACATGAGAGAATGAGGCCGGACCAGTCCACTCTGAGGCCCAAAGTGGTAGATGTCGACTCTTTGCTCAGAGCTGCCACCTCTCAACACATTGACCCTTCATTAAGATGGAAGGAGCCCTATTCCAGAGCTGAAGAGCCTTACAAACCTTCCATTCTTGATGTGGACTCttttaaatcacaatctcagCCATACTCAAATCAATATCTACTGTCTATTGCCAGTATTCAAGAAGGAGACCCTAACTTTTGTACTCTATTACGCACCCCACCTGAAAGCGATATTACATGGAAGATACCCCCACGGACTTCAGTTGACTTCACAAGTCCAGTGTGGACGCTATCCACCCGTGACCCACAGGAGCGACAGCCAAGTGAAGTGGCTTACAAGAAATCCCTTCATGAGCCCAGAAAACACACAACCAAAGTCAGCCCAGACCAACTACTTTGTGGCCACGACACACAATCCCATGCCTCACATCGGTGGCGCTGTAGGCAAGGGAAGCCACCTGACGTAGACCCATATGTTCAAAAAGAGACAACAGCTGCGATCTCCAGCAATGCTCCTGTCGATCAGGTCTGGTTACCCAGAGAACTAAAATTCCAGGACAACCAGGAGGAAATCTGGAACCGCAGGAGATCCCAGGGATTCCAG TGA